CGGTCCGAGAAAGCCAGTGAGCGCCAAGAAGCagaggaagttggagaagaagatggggtATGCGCTtaagaggaagatggagagggagggggaggtggagatgaagggtATGTGACCTGGAGATATTGGGGGGGTACAGGGAGAGGGTTTGCTGACTGGAATATAGATGCGGTTGTGGTTGAGAAAAAggctgagggtggtgagaaggaggaggttgagatggatATCTCATGAGTGGGCTGAAACGGGACGATTGGGGGACGAAACATTGATGATACCCTTTGGTGGAATATACCGCTGAGCGACAAAATCATGGACCATTGACTGTGGTTGATGGGATATGTCTTGGGACGCCAACTTAAGAGAGCTGTATCGGGCCTTGGAATTCCGGTATGGGGAACTTGGTGGGAGATCTGGTCCATGCCCGCTTTCCCAGGGACACGCTCACACGGGGAACCAGGTGAGAAATGTCTTTCACATTGTTGGACTGGAAtggttctggaagacctGTTCTGGCACTACTAAACAGTGCGTTGGTCATGTTTGCGGGTTTCACAAATGATTAGATACCAACAGTGAAGCAACGCGTCATGGTGGTCTAAAAAGAGAATCTTGATCGAGATCTTCGTCATTCGCAGATCAAAGTACTCAACATGGATTCCAAGACTTTGCCGTTTGTTCAATCCACCTTAGACAATTGTTAGGTCCTCCTTCTCTGTGAACCATCAGGCAGGCCCATCAAACATACTGCTGTCTGAACCAATGTCAGCTCCTCCGTTTTCCCGGCGATCAATGTATGCCGCCATGTCATCCGCTGGGTATATCAAGCCAACCCACTGCCACGCCGAATGCGTCGTCAGGCGCCTTGGTCTCAATATAAGAGCAATGATCAGAAAATTTTTGGGGTTCAGAGTGGTTACAGGTATATCATAGAGCGGTCCAGCATGCAACTTGGTACGCTCGAGCAAACTCAGGCGCACCTCATCACCGTCTTTCATCGGCGCTACGGCCAGCGGAA
The sequence above is a segment of the Podospora pseudocomata strain CBS 415.72m chromosome 2 map unlocalized CBS415.72m_2, whole genome shotgun sequence genome. Coding sequences within it:
- a CDS encoding uncharacterized protein (EggNog:ENOG503P5KR), whose amino-acid sequence is MPSVKNPNKPSKNRLAAKAAKARKEAQKSSAAGRLSKIEKTDANRFGARPGLMPTSGPRKPVSAKKQRKLEKKMGYALKRKMEREGEVEMKDAVVVEKKAEGGEKEEVEMDIS